One Purpureocillium takamizusanense chromosome 1, complete sequence genomic window carries:
- a CDS encoding uncharacterized protein (TransMembrane:8 (o12-28i40-63o75-96i108-136o156-174i181-198o247-265i272-289o)~COG:S~EggNog:ENOG503NXW5) has translation MAVDLMLRGARVLFAALRLLALAVVTRLNRRFLHGIVTRFACRSFVFSVAAVSTLSAKAVHIYAHHTALNATDLLFWGFSFFTQDTTFLLLVRLLLDEKLAANRRWLRVLGVTLATILATVTYSLASANISFFAVAGSEVHWRNIGFVGDKSSRKVLLSGLASSILVGVALIALSWIVQDYLFAAASLAQTLVAWPFTRLLSLIRRFLPTGPKYTYLQHRDDDDDQDLELKGELDHEGDALPSSSRWPKIALGAVIIVQVLSSIIRPGESSLVFLSWTMILLPWVDYAHSSPSLAGLLPFYGNGINRHWDDRTALTKPPPFSWLPKEGPVAGFEDWYSPNSEHYSAAKDPLKISNLEDSLLPQLRGQLAGINIRHVLLLKLESTRKDVFPIKKNGFIWNKFANTFPDKKLSKKAEERLATLTKTANFLTGDYNDGFEHKEKKRRGGISFNNAYTTATYTLKSMTGTLCGITPLVADFNVEYQNHIYQPCLPQILDVFNTLEGANSTSDFTSLKWRSSMIQSITDTYDKQHEQMPFLGYKPENFVYKEYLQSKDAKFGAVKLPEINYYGMAEIAVEDYMRDAFVMAREKNERVFLSHFTSTTHHPFAIPEEEEYVELSNDGLGDLSHYVNSVGYVDRWLNRIMGILDEQHVANETLVILVGDHGISVAENNGVTPYFNPNIGNFHVPLVISHPDLPHIDIDDAVESLQILPTILDVLLETGSLSHAQTKAAEDLIRNYEGQSLIRPLRKVSDEQSGSHGYWQFTVMNPGRAMLAVRDARDSNRRLVVPVVENVEWRYTDLGPDPHEENPTVAFDFFSCLQKIKEKHGIESAKWAEEAAFMARWWVEENRKRYRYDSAYIQNN, from the coding sequence ATGGCCGTCGACCTGATGCTtcggggcgcgcgcgtgctcTTCGCGGCCCTCCGACTTCTCGCTCTTGCCGTTGTCACTCGTTTGAATCGCAGATTTCTCCATGGCATCGTCACTCGCTTCGCTTGCCGCTCCTTCGTCTTTTCTGTCGCAGCTGTCTCGACCCTCAGCGCCAAAGCAGTGCACATCTACGCCCACCACACAGCACTAAACGCAACCGACCTGCTCTTCTGGGGCTTTTCCTTCTTCACCCAAGACACGACATTCCTGCTCCTTGTGCGACTCCTGCTCGACGAAAAACTCGCTGCGAATCGACGCTGGCTCCGCGTGCTTGGCGTGACTCTGGCGACTATTCTCGCTACTGTTACCTACAGCCTGGCATCGGCGAACATCTCATTCTTCGCCGTAGCGGGCTCCGAGGTTCACTGGCGCAACATTGGCTTCGTTGGCGACAAATCCTCGCGCAAGGTGCTGCTCTCCGGGCTGGCATCGTcgatcctcgtcggcgtcgccttgATTGCCCTGAGCTGGATTGTGCAGGACTACTTGTTTGCCGCTGCCAGCCTTGCCCAGACCCTTGTCGCGTGGCCTTTTACTCGTCTTCTCTCCCTCATTCGACGTTTCCTACCGACCGGCCCGAAATATACCTACCTCCAACatcgtgatgatgacgacgatcaGGATCTTGAGTTGAAGGGCGAGCTTGACCACGAGGGCGATGCTCTGCCATCCAGCTCGAGGTGGCCAAAGATCGCTCTTGGCGCTGTAATCATTGTGCAAGTGCTTTCGTCCATCATCCGGCCCGGGGAAAGCTCTTTGGTGTTCTTGTCATGGACCATGATATTGCTTCCGTGGGTCGATTACGCCCACTCCTCACCAAgtctcgccggcctgctccCATTCTACGGAAACGGCATTAATCGCCATTGGGATGACCGCACGGCGCTTACGAAACCGCCACCGTTTTCTTGGCTTCCCAAGGAGGGGCCAGTTGCCGGCTTCGAGGACTGGTATTCTCCGAACAGTGAACACTACAGCGCAGCGAAGGATCCGCTCAAGATCTCGAATCTCGAAGACTCTCTGCTACCACAGCTCCGTGGACAGCTAGCGGGCATCAACATCCGCCATGTGCTACTGTTGAAGCTCGAAAGCACCAGAAAGGACGTTTTTCCAATCAAGAAGAACGGCTTCATCTGGAACAAGTTCGCCAACACCTTCCCGGACAAGAAATTGTCTAAGAAGGCTGAGGAGAGACTCGCAACGCTGACGAAGACTGCCAACTTCCTAACCGGGGATTACAATGATGGCTTTGAGCACAAGGAGAAAAAGCGGCGCGGTGGCATCAGCTTCAACAATGCCTATACGACAGCGACTTATACTCTAAAGAGTATGACTGGGACACTTTGTGGCATCACCCCTCTTGTTGCCGACTTCAATGTCGAGTATCAGAACCACATCTACcagccttgcctgcctcAAATCCTTGATGTGTTCAATACGCTTGAGGGAGCCAACTCCACGAGTGACTTCACCTCCTTGAAATGGAGATCCAGCATGATTCAGTCCATCACCGATACCTACGATAAACAGCACGAGCAGATGCCCTTCCTTGGCTACAAACCAGAGAACTTTGTCTACAAGGAGTATCTACAGAGCAAAGATGCGAAGTTCGGCGCCGTGAAACTGCCCGAGATCAATTATTACGGCATGGCCGAAATCGCCGTTGAGGACTACATGCGAGACGCGTTTGTAATGGCGCGAGAGAAGAACGAACGGGTTTTCCTATCACATTTCACGAGCACAACACATCATCCATTCGCAATCCCCGAAGAAGAGGAGTACGTCGAGCTTTCGAACGATGGTCTCGGAGATCTATCACACTACGTCAACTCCGTTGGGTACGTCGACCGCTGGCTGAATCGCATCAtgggcatcctcgacgaACAGCATGTCGCAAACGAGACGCTGGTTATTCTGGTGGGAGACCATGGAATCTCCGTAGCGGAGAATAACGGCGTGACGCCCTACTTTAACCCGAATATTGGCAACTTCCACGTGCCGTTAGTCATCTCCCACCCTGACTTGCCGCATATCGACATCGATGATGCAGTCGAGTCATTGCAGATTCTTCCAACTATCTTGGATGTGCTTCTCGAGACGGGGTCGTTGTCGCATGCGCAAAccaaggctgccgaggaTCTGATCCGCAACTACGAGGGCCAGTCTCTTATCCGACCCCTGCGAAAGGTTTCCGACGAGCAGTCAGGAAGCCATGGGTACTGGCAGTTCACAGTCATGAACCCAGGTCGTGCCATGCTCGCCGTGCGCGATGCCCGCGACTCGAATCGGCGAttggtggtgccggtggTTGAGAATGTGGAGTGGCGGTATACGGACCTCGGCCCAGACCCGCACGAGGAGAACCCGACAGTTGCATTCGACTTCTTCTCATGCTTGCAAAAGATCAAGGAGAAGCATGGTATCGAGTCGGCGAAGTGGGCGGAAGAGGCTGCTTTCATGGCGCGCTGGTGGGTGGAGGAGAACAGGAAACGATATAGATACGACTCGGCATATATCCAGAACAACTAA
- a CDS encoding uncharacterized protein (EggNog:ENOG503P23B~COG:S), whose product MADSRRVLLISYPRSASNLLVRMLGLDDQPDVSRNQSRGYHLKEMALLSLEGNLWDKPLGQWGDNEQRLRQAALDGFDALEKTRAAGDSQGKITFIKEHATFLTDPNVISDFIFGQANAKGKRWRIDETGSENMKAPDGYSPLNDTMFSDAYLRQWTLAFIVRHPALAFPSLYRIRLNDMPDNEFPKGAANHLLVYMTIRWSRRLYDLATELNERNRNGAASENGISSRPLVLDADDVIANPQVVETFAALLGLDPDRVRSSWAPITQEQKERLSARGQIMLSTLNASNGIIPDKSAASISITAEAKKWVEEFGLARAQQLEKWVRDAMPDYEYLKERRLRL is encoded by the coding sequence ATGGCCGATTCACGACGGGTATTGTTGATCTCGTATCCGCGATCAGCGTCGAACCTCTTGGTTCGGATGCTAGGCCTGGACGACCAGCCTGATGTTTCTCGAAATCAGAGCCGCGGCTACCATCTAAAAGAGATGGCTCTCCTCTCACTCGAAGGAAATCTATGGGACAAACCACTTGGCCAGTGGGGTGACAACGAGCAGCGCCTTCGAcaagccgccctcgacgggtTCGACGCATTGGAGAAGACCCGGGCTGCCGGTGACTCCCAAGGGAAGATTACTTTTATCAAAGAACATGCTACGTTTTTGACAGACCCCAACGTCATAAGCGACTTCATTTTTGGACAAGCAAATGCAAAGGGAAAGCGATGGCGTATCGACGAGACCGGCTCTGAGAACATGAAGGCACCAGACGGGTACTCGCCGTTGAACGACACGATGTTCTCCGACGCATATCTCCGGCAATGGACGCTTGCCTTTATCGTGAGGCACCCGGCCCTGGCATTCCCATCGCTCTATAGGATTCGTTTGAACGATATGCCAGACAATGAGTTCCCGAAGGGGGCAGCAAACCACCTGCTCGTGTACATGACAATCAGGTGGAGTCGAAGACTATACGATCTCGCGACAGAGCTCAATGAGAGGAACAGAAATGGCGCGGCTTCGGAAAATGGCATCTCCTCACGACCGTTGGTTCTTGACGCCGATGATGTGATAGCCAACCCTCAGGTTGTCGAGACGTTTGCTGCTCTACTCGGACTGGATCCTGATCGGGTTCGGTCTAGTTGGGCCCCGATCACGCAAGAGCAGAAGGAAAGGCTGTCGGCCAGGGGACAGATCATGCTGTCGACACTGAACGCTTCAAACGGCATCATACCAGACAAGTCGGCCGCTAGCATCAGCATCACTGCCGAGGCAAAGAAGTGGGTGGAGGAGTTTGGACTCGCGCGGGCTCAGCAGCTCGAGAAATGGGTGCGAGACGCGATGCCTGATTACGAATATTTGAAGGAGAGGCGGTTGCGCTTGTAA
- a CDS encoding Alpha-amylase (CAZy:GH13~EggNog:ENOG503NV4Y~COG:G), with the protein MTMMQGFEWYVPADQKHWKRLAEQIPQLKAWGIDNIWIPPGCKASSKDGNGYDIYDLYDIGEFDQKGSVGTKWGTKAELETLCRTANDNGVGIYWDAVLNHRFAADHREKCEAVEVDPDDRTKVVSDPYEIDAWVGYDFPGRGDTYSKQKYHWYHFSGVDYNAANKKSAIYKILGEKSDGQWAETPDVDDEKGNYDYLMGSDLDYDHPEVEADVLAWGKWLADTLPLKGMRFDAIKHFSAEFLEKFVKQMDEKYGKGWFFVGEFWKDSLEDMHSYLDRMDKKFSLFDAPLVHNFSAISQADGADIRQVFDNTLVQSSPVNAVTLVMNHDTQPYQALEAPIADWFKPIAYSLILLRGEGYPCVWYGDVYGIKGEHEFPPSCGGMLPHLMLARKLYAYGKQADYFDYATCLGWVRYGTHDRPAGMAVVLSNAGPGAKRMHVGEMHAGEKWTDVLGWADGEVVIGEDGFGDFTCGQCSASVWVRCNAAGRDRFNETKFNSSIYE; encoded by the exons atgacgatgatgcaggGGTTTGAGTGGTATGTGCCGGCTGATCAAAAACACTGGAAGCGCCTCGCGGAGCAAATCCCGCAACTGAAGGCCTGGGGCATCGACAACATTTGGATACCTCCTGG CTGCAAGGCTTCCAGCAAGGATGGCAATGGCTATGACATTTATGACTT ATATGACATTGGCGAATTTGACCAAAAGGGCTCCGTGGGTACGAAATGGGGCACCAAGGCGGAGCTTGAGACACTCTGCAGGACCGCGAATGACAACGGCGTTGGCATTTACTGGGATGCCGTGCTCAACCATCGCTTCGCTGCTGACCACAGAGAGAAGTGCGAAGCAGTGGAGGTCGATCCCGACGACCGAACCAAGGTTGTTAGTGACCCTTATGAGATTGACGCCTGGGTGGGCTATGACTTTCCCGGCAGAGGCGACACGTACAGCAAGCAAAAGTACCATTGGTATCACTTCAGCGGCGTCGACTACAATGCAGCGAACAAGAAGTCGGCCATCTATAAGATTCTCGGTGAGAAGTCAGACGGGCAGTGGGCAGAGACGCCGGACGTCGATGACGAAAAGGGCAATTA TGACTACCTCATGGGGTCAGACTTGGACTACGACCACCCGGAAGTTGAGGCGGACGTCCTGGCCTGGGGTAAATGGTTAGCCGACACTCTGCCCCTCAAAGGCATGCGCTTTGATGCCATCAAGCACTTCAGCGCCGAATTTCTTGAGAAATTCGTGAAGCAGATGGACGAAAAGTACGGCAAGGGCTGGTTCTTCGTTGGCGAATTCTGGAAAGACAGCCTCGAAGACATGCACAGCTACCTTGACCGGATGGACAAAAAGTTCTCGCTATTCGACGCGCCTCTCGTGCACAACTTTAGCGCCATCAGTCAAGCCGACGGTGCGGACATTCGCCAAGTGTTCGACAATACCCTAGTACAGTCCAGTCCCGTGAACGCTGTC ACTCTCGTTATGAACCACGACACGCAGCCCTACCAGGCCCTTGAGGCCCCAATCGCCGATTGGTTCAAGCCCATCGCATACTCATTGATACttctgcgcggcgagggctaTCCCTGCGTTTGGTACGGCGACGTCTATGGCATCAAGGGCGAGCACGAGTTCCCACCTTCATGTGGAGGCATGCTTCCGCACTTGATGCTCGCGAGAAAGCTCTACGCCTACGGGAAGCAGGCAGACTACTTCGACTACGCTACATGTTTGGGCTGGGTGCGATACGGCACCCACGACAGGCCGGCGGGAATGGCGGTCGTACTCAGCAATGCGGGCCCTGGAGCCAAGCGGATGCATGTCGGCGAGATGCACGCAGGTGAAAAATGGACTGATGTTTTGGGCTGGGCAGATGGTGAGGTCGTCATTGGAGAGGATGGCTTTGGCGACTTTACATGTGGGCAATGCAGTGCGAGCGTCTGGGTGCGGTGCAATGCGGCTGGGCGGGACAGGTTCAACGAGACAAAATT caacagcagcattTACGAATAA